A window of the Diospyros lotus cultivar Yz01 unplaced genomic scaffold, ASM1463336v1 superscaf1, whole genome shotgun sequence genome harbors these coding sequences:
- the LOC127792906 gene encoding mannosyl-oligosaccharide 1,2-alpha-mannosidase MNS3 isoform X1 — protein MSKSLPYSMKDVHYDNAKFRQRSCLKVITHTLLTTNLKRDCIQCSTGKFLVLLMIGGLAYLILTHSSQISSVNSLSKDIGTKKRDTVNVEGRFDRFWRKPPRLPPRLSPDEIRRNSSSIHGTKKLNAASDWISRQQSVKNAFIHAWSGYRNYAMGYDELMPLSQKGIDGLGGLGATIVDALDTAMIMGLDEVVSEAGSWIEKHLPERINQKDQVNLFETTIRILGGLLSAYHLSGGKQGKDLMHKGPKPIVYLENARNLADHLLVAFTSSPTAIPFSDVVLHDRSAHPSPNGLSSTSEVSTLQLEFNYLSSLTGDPKYRMESMKVLEHFKTLPKVEGLVPIYISPHSGGFSGENIRLGSRGDSYYEYLIKIWLQQLDSNLTYLHDMYEEAMKGVRHLLVRKSIPNGLVFVGELPYGFHGGFSPKMDHLVCFLPGTLALGATKGITKEKAMRANKLTFEDLENLKLAEDLAKTCFEMYSVTSTGLSPEIAYFNIEGSSEGGPDGGNKSSKYVHDIIIKYADRHNLLRPETVESLFILYRITEDPKYREWGWQIFKAFEQYTKVDSGGYSSLDDVTVLPPHRRDKMETFFLGETLKYLYLLFGDNTVLPLDEFVFNTEAHPFPIKRTTRE, from the exons ATGTCGAAATCGTTGCCGTACTCGATGAAAGATGTTCATTACGACAACGCCAAGTTCCGCCAGAGATCATGCCTCAAG GTGATTACTCACACTTTACTCACCACTAATTTGAAGCGTGATTGTATACAATGTAGTACTGGAAAGTTTTTAGTGTTACTAATGATTGGCGGTTTAGCATATCTTATTTTAACTCATTCGAGTCAGATAAGTTCTGTGAATAGTTTGTCAAAAGATATTGGGACCAAGAAAAGGGATACTGTCAATGTGGAGGGTAGATTTGATAGATTTTGGAGAAAGCCACCAAGGCTTCCTCCTCGCTTATCACCTGATGAAATACGTAGGAACAGTAGTTCTATTCATGGGACCAAGAAGCTCAATGCAGCATCTGACTGGATATCCAGGCAACAAAGTGTTAAGAATGCATTTATCCATGCATGGTCTGGCTATAGAAATTATGCAATGGGTTATGATGAACTTATGCCCCTGAGCCAGAAGGGAATTGATGGTTTAGGAGGTCTTGGCGCTACCATTGTGGATGCTCTGGATACAGCGATGATAATGGGACTTGATGAAGTTGTCTCTGAAGCAGGTTCATGGATCGAAAAGCACCTTCCAGAGAGGATTAATCAGAAGGAccaagttaatttatttgaaacaaCCATTCGCATTTTGGGCGGCCTTCTGAGTGCTTATCATTTAAGCGGGGGAAAACAAGGGAAAGACCTTATGCACAAGGGACCCAAACCAATTGTCTACCTAGAAAATGCTAGGAACTTGGCTGATCATCTGCTCGTTGCTTTTACTTCTAGTCCAACTGCCATTCCCTTTAGTGATGTTGTTCTGCACGATCGATCTGCTCATCCTTCTCCCAATGGATTGAGCAGCACATCTGAAGTTTCCACTCTGCAACTGGAATTCAACTATCTCAGCTCTCTTACTGGTGATCCTAAGTACAGAATGGAGTCTATGAAGGTTTTGGAGCATTTTAAAACTCTCCCAAAAGTGGAAGGACTGGTTCCTATTTACATAAG CCCTCATTCTGGTGGATTTAGTGGGGAAAATATTAGATTGGGATCTCGTGGTGACAGCTATTATGAGTACCTTATTAAAATATGGTTGCAGCAGCTGGATAGTAATCTGACATATTTACATGACATGTATGAAGAAGCAATGAAAGGTGTCAGGCACCTCCTTGTTCGGAAATCTATCCCAAATGGCTTGGTCTTTGTGGGGGAGTTGCCTTATGGATTTCATGGAGGATTTAGTCCCAAAATGGATCACCTG GTTTGTTTCCTTCCTGGAACTCTGGCCCTAGGTGCCACCAAAGGCATTACAAAGGAAAAAGCTATGAGAGCCAACAAACTCACATTTGAAGACCTGGAAAATCTGAAGCTTGCAGAAGATCTAGCTAAGACATGCTTTGAGATGTATTCAGTAACTTCTACTGGTCTTTCTCCAGAAATTGCTTACTTCAATATTGAG GGTAGTTCTGAAGGAGGTCCTGATGGTGGCAacaaaagttcaaaatatgtACATGACATAATTATCAAATATGCTGATCGTCACAACCTTTTGCGTCCTGAAACTGTGGAGTCCTTATTCATCTTGTATCGCATTACTGAGGATCCAAA ATATCGTGAATGGGGTTGGCAGATATTTAAGGCTTTTGAACAGTATACAAAGGTTGATTCCGGAGGTTACTCTTCCCTAGATGATGTAACTGTGCTTCCACCTCATAGAAGAGACAAGATGGAGACCTTTTTCTTGGGTGAAACATTGAAGTATCTGTACTTACTGTTTGGAGACAACACCGTTCTTCCTTTGGATGAGTTTGTTTTTAACACAGAAGCTCATCCTTTTCCTATTAAAAGAACTACGAGGGAGTGA
- the LOC127792906 gene encoding mannosyl-oligosaccharide 1,2-alpha-mannosidase MNS3 isoform X2 — MQSEPGYIVHLLFVVITHTLLTTNLKRDCIQCSTGKFLVLLMIGGLAYLILTHSSQISSVNSLSKDIGTKKRDTVNVEGRFDRFWRKPPRLPPRLSPDEIRRNSSSIHGTKKLNAASDWISRQQSVKNAFIHAWSGYRNYAMGYDELMPLSQKGIDGLGGLGATIVDALDTAMIMGLDEVVSEAGSWIEKHLPERINQKDQVNLFETTIRILGGLLSAYHLSGGKQGKDLMHKGPKPIVYLENARNLADHLLVAFTSSPTAIPFSDVVLHDRSAHPSPNGLSSTSEVSTLQLEFNYLSSLTGDPKYRMESMKVLEHFKTLPKVEGLVPIYISPHSGGFSGENIRLGSRGDSYYEYLIKIWLQQLDSNLTYLHDMYEEAMKGVRHLLVRKSIPNGLVFVGELPYGFHGGFSPKMDHLVCFLPGTLALGATKGITKEKAMRANKLTFEDLENLKLAEDLAKTCFEMYSVTSTGLSPEIAYFNIEGSSEGGPDGGNKSSKYVHDIIIKYADRHNLLRPETVESLFILYRITEDPKYREWGWQIFKAFEQYTKVDSGGYSSLDDVTVLPPHRRDKMETFFLGETLKYLYLLFGDNTVLPLDEFVFNTEAHPFPIKRTTRE; from the exons AtgcaatccgaaccaggatatatCGTGCACCTCTTatttgtg GTGATTACTCACACTTTACTCACCACTAATTTGAAGCGTGATTGTATACAATGTAGTACTGGAAAGTTTTTAGTGTTACTAATGATTGGCGGTTTAGCATATCTTATTTTAACTCATTCGAGTCAGATAAGTTCTGTGAATAGTTTGTCAAAAGATATTGGGACCAAGAAAAGGGATACTGTCAATGTGGAGGGTAGATTTGATAGATTTTGGAGAAAGCCACCAAGGCTTCCTCCTCGCTTATCACCTGATGAAATACGTAGGAACAGTAGTTCTATTCATGGGACCAAGAAGCTCAATGCAGCATCTGACTGGATATCCAGGCAACAAAGTGTTAAGAATGCATTTATCCATGCATGGTCTGGCTATAGAAATTATGCAATGGGTTATGATGAACTTATGCCCCTGAGCCAGAAGGGAATTGATGGTTTAGGAGGTCTTGGCGCTACCATTGTGGATGCTCTGGATACAGCGATGATAATGGGACTTGATGAAGTTGTCTCTGAAGCAGGTTCATGGATCGAAAAGCACCTTCCAGAGAGGATTAATCAGAAGGAccaagttaatttatttgaaacaaCCATTCGCATTTTGGGCGGCCTTCTGAGTGCTTATCATTTAAGCGGGGGAAAACAAGGGAAAGACCTTATGCACAAGGGACCCAAACCAATTGTCTACCTAGAAAATGCTAGGAACTTGGCTGATCATCTGCTCGTTGCTTTTACTTCTAGTCCAACTGCCATTCCCTTTAGTGATGTTGTTCTGCACGATCGATCTGCTCATCCTTCTCCCAATGGATTGAGCAGCACATCTGAAGTTTCCACTCTGCAACTGGAATTCAACTATCTCAGCTCTCTTACTGGTGATCCTAAGTACAGAATGGAGTCTATGAAGGTTTTGGAGCATTTTAAAACTCTCCCAAAAGTGGAAGGACTGGTTCCTATTTACATAAG CCCTCATTCTGGTGGATTTAGTGGGGAAAATATTAGATTGGGATCTCGTGGTGACAGCTATTATGAGTACCTTATTAAAATATGGTTGCAGCAGCTGGATAGTAATCTGACATATTTACATGACATGTATGAAGAAGCAATGAAAGGTGTCAGGCACCTCCTTGTTCGGAAATCTATCCCAAATGGCTTGGTCTTTGTGGGGGAGTTGCCTTATGGATTTCATGGAGGATTTAGTCCCAAAATGGATCACCTG GTTTGTTTCCTTCCTGGAACTCTGGCCCTAGGTGCCACCAAAGGCATTACAAAGGAAAAAGCTATGAGAGCCAACAAACTCACATTTGAAGACCTGGAAAATCTGAAGCTTGCAGAAGATCTAGCTAAGACATGCTTTGAGATGTATTCAGTAACTTCTACTGGTCTTTCTCCAGAAATTGCTTACTTCAATATTGAG GGTAGTTCTGAAGGAGGTCCTGATGGTGGCAacaaaagttcaaaatatgtACATGACATAATTATCAAATATGCTGATCGTCACAACCTTTTGCGTCCTGAAACTGTGGAGTCCTTATTCATCTTGTATCGCATTACTGAGGATCCAAA ATATCGTGAATGGGGTTGGCAGATATTTAAGGCTTTTGAACAGTATACAAAGGTTGATTCCGGAGGTTACTCTTCCCTAGATGATGTAACTGTGCTTCCACCTCATAGAAGAGACAAGATGGAGACCTTTTTCTTGGGTGAAACATTGAAGTATCTGTACTTACTGTTTGGAGACAACACCGTTCTTCCTTTGGATGAGTTTGTTTTTAACACAGAAGCTCATCCTTTTCCTATTAAAAGAACTACGAGGGAGTGA
- the LOC127792785 gene encoding nuclear intron maturase 1, mitochondrial, translating into MRALKLDLLDKTLKEKMSLRTFIKHMGRVTSAPTLSHLHSRRRHSADQPPLPQHQQEDPYSLLKEDPIQVISDLWVRAFSDRQTRRPFTNLTGFLSKLDLWVLAYQRTCAHVTGSFPSRAALQSKVLHDLLSLRNAVVRGRFLWNAKAEIYIRSPHEKPSSKLLSKRATVHFQDHVVQEVLLLILEPILEARFSSKSHAFRPGRNAHTAIRTIRSNFAGYLWYLKGDVSGIFDGVDVNFVMGCVEQALKDRKVLCLIRLGLKTPIKNESQCGSGGEDEIAKKRKNKKVGRRRNKTLNENEPKPDPYWLRTFYSFAPEEAAKVPSYGCCGILSPLLANVCLNELDHVMEEKIVEFFRPSELDSIWKDSGDEGSHNPAWPEFVPSSGRDRTRKMDYIRYGGHFLIGIRGPRDEAVRIRKEIIQFCESKYGLRLDNSKVQIEHISRGIQFLDHIICLRVIHPTLHYTKTGGEIVSKKGVGTLLSVTASLQQCARQFRKLKLVKGDKDPEPLPCTPMLYSGQAHTNAQMNKFLETMADWYRYADNRKKVVAFFAYVIRSSLAKLYAARYQLKSRAKVYQIASRDLSHPLRTSSNSCMPEYSDLLKMAYVDAIEGVQFSRMSLIPSCDYTPFPRNWFPEHERVLREYIRLQNPKFFGELQGSVKHDSLNVPQDEISEIVWDCKTLGIHSFLPNHGKETTNASLLPL; encoded by the coding sequence ATGAGAGCATTGAAGTTGGATTTGCTGGACAAGacgttaaaagaaaaaatgtcaTTGAGAACATTCATCAAACACATGGGGCGCGTCACTTCCGCCCCCACTCTCTCGCACCTCCACAGTCGCCGCCGCCACAGCGCAGACCAGCCGCCGCTGCCGCAGCACCAGCAAGAAGACCCGTATTCGCTACTGAAAGAAGACCCAATTCAAGTGATCTCGGACCTCTGGGTCCGAGCCTTCTCCGACCGTCAAACCCGCAGACCTTTCACCAACCTCACCGGCTTCCTCTCCAAGCTCGACCTCTGGGTGCTGGCCTACCAGCGCACGTGCGCCCACGTGACCGGCTCTTTCCCTTCCCGCGCCGCCCTGCAATCGAAAGTCCTCCACGACCTCCTCTCCCTGCGAAACGCCGTAGTTCGCGGCCGCTTCCTCTGGAACGCCAAGGCTGAGATCTACATTCGCAGCCCCCACGAAAAACCTTCCTCCAAATTGCTCTCCAAACGTGCCACCGTGCATTTTCAAGACCATGTGGTTCAGGAAGTCCTCCTGCTGATTCTCGAGCCCATTTTGGAGGCTCGGTTCTCGTCGAAATCGCACGCGTTTCGGCCCGGTCGGAACGCCCATACGGCTATTCGGACCATTCGCAGTAATTTTGCCGGGTACCTGTGGTACTTGAAAGGCGATGTAAGTGGAATTTTTGATGGCGTTGATGtgaattttgtgatgggttGTGTTGAGCAGGCTTTGAAGGATAGGAAAGTTCTTTGTCTGATCAGATTGGGGCTTAAAACACCAATAAAGAATGAATCACAATGCGGTAGTGGAGGTGAAGACGAGATTGCgaagaaaaggaagaacaaGAAAGTGGGTCGTAGGAGGAACAAGACTCTAAATGAGAATGAGCCAAAGCCAGACCCATATTGGCTGAGAACTTTCTATAGTTTCGCACCTGAGGAGGCTGCCAAGGTACCTAGCTACGGTTGTTGTGGTATTCTTAGTCCTTTGCTCGCTAATGTGTGCCTTAATGAATTGGATCATGTAATGGAAGAGAAAATTGTTGAGTTCTTTAGGCCTTCCGAGCTTGATTCAATTTGGAAAGATTCTGGCGATGAGGGTAGTCATAACCCCGCTTGGCCAGAGTTTGTTCCATCAAGTGGAAGGGACAGAACGAGGAAAATGGATTATATTCGCTATGGGGGCCATTTTTTAATTGGGATCCGGGGACCTAGAGATGAGGCAGTGAGAATCCGCAAAGAAATAATACAATTTTGTGAGAGCAAATATGGCTTGAGGCTGGACAACTCAAAGGTGCAAATAGAACACATTAGTAGAGGAATTCAGTTTTTGGACCATATAATATGTCTCCGGGTGATACATCCTACTCTTCATTACACTAAAACTGGTGGTGAAATTGTGAGTAAGAAAGGGGTTGGCACTTTGCTTTCAGTTACAGCTAGCTTACAACAATGTGCTCGTCAATTTAGAAAGCTCAAGCTCGTTAAGGGTGATAAGGATCCAGAGCCACTGCCTTGCACTCCAATGCTGTACTCAGGTCAAGCTCATACTAATGCACAGATGAACAAGTTCCTCGAGACCATGGCAGATTGGTACAGATATGCAGATAACCGCAAAAAAGTTGTTGCATTTTTTGCATATGTGATACGGAGTTCTTTGGCTAAATTGTATGCTGCCAGGTATCAACTCAAATCACGTGCAAAGGTATATCAGATAGCTTCTCGGGATCTTAGTCATCCATTGAGGACAAGTAGCAACAGTTGTATGCCTGAATATTCTGATCTTTTGAAAATGGCATATGTTGATGCCATTGAGGGGGTACAGTTTTCTCGCATGTCCTTAATACCGTCTTGTGATTACACTCCATTCCCAAGAAATTGGTTTCCTGAACATGAGAGGGTGTTGCGTGAATATATCAGATTACAAAACCCCAAATTCTTCGGTGAGTTGCAGGGATCAGTCAAACATGACAGTTTAAATGTGCCTCAAGATGAGATATCTGAAATTGTTTGGGACTGCAAGACACTAGGAATTCACAGCTTCTTGCCTAATCAtggaaaagaaacaacaaatgCTTCATTGCTACCACTGTAA
- the LOC127792800 gene encoding probable hexosyltransferase MUCI70 yields MGKATARTTPLLLQSKLLCFSLLYLFSSLFLALYTSFSSNANSKCLFRSSPFDPIQSPLFSYPSSYGEHKHAVPTLRSSCSSPVFFSEYFVAFKEIRELCRNSSSSGKNLRYLQGKARSFGGNFDVWERVSSFDHSDDAGFEVPCGFFKDFPVSDHDRKAMENCAGVVVVSAIFGDHDKIRQPKGLGSKTPGFVCFFMFADDSTLRTLDYHNLIPKDSNEYSIGVWRIVRVSVERLYESAAMNGMIPKYLVHRLFPNSKYSIWIDAKLQLVVDPLLLIHSLVISENVDMAISRHPYYIHTMEEAMATARWRKWFDVDSLKKQMETYCENGLQPWTPKKHPYPSDVPDSALILRKHSVGSNRFSCLLFNELEAFNPRDQLPFAYVRDKMKPKLKMNMFEVEVFEQIAVEYRHNLGPGGGSSSRRTKRAVSGGFVNGSSNSRCESYLLEMWGEPHD; encoded by the exons ATGGGAAAGGCAACGGCAAGGACGACGCCACTGCTCTTGCAATCGAAGCTGCTCTGTTTCTCTCTGCTCTACCTCTTCTCCTCCCTCTTCCTCGCCCTCTACACCTCTTTCTCCTCCAATGCCAATTCCAAGTGCCTCTTCCGCTCTTCGCCCTTTGACCCCATCCAGTCCCCTCTCTTCTCCTACCCCTCCTCCTATGGCGAGCACAAGCATGCCGTTCCCACTCTCCGCTCCTCCTGTTCCTCCCCTGTTTTCTTCTCCG AGTACTTCGTGGCGTTCAAGGAAATCCGAGAATTATGCCGGAATTCAAGCTCTTCGGGTAAGAATTTGAGGTATTTGCAGGGGAAGGCGAGGAGTTTCGGTGGGAATTTCGATGTGTGGGAGAGGGTTTCGTCTTTCGATCATTCCGACGATGCTGGATTTGAGGTTCCCTGCGGGTTCTTCAAGGATTTTCCAGTCAGTGATCATG ATCGAAAGGCGATGGAAAATTGTGCCGGAGTGGTTGTGGTCTCAGCTATTTTTGGTGACCATGACAAAATCCGGCAGCCAAAGGGCCTTGGCTCGAAAACCCCaggttttgtttgtttctttatgTTTGCAGATGATTCCACACTCAGAACACTTGATTACCACAACTTAATTCCAAAAGATTCCAACGAGTACAGCATTGGCGTTTGGAGAATTGTAAGAGTCTCGGTTGAGCGTCTGTATGAGAGTGCGGCGATGAATGGGATGATACCAAAATACTTAGTTCATAGACTCTTCCCAAACTCGAAATATAGCATTTGGATAGATGCAAAGCTGCAGCTTGTGGTTGATCCGTTGTTGTTGATTCATTCGCTTGTTATATCTGAGAATGTGGATATGGCTATTTCTAGACATCCATATTACATTCACACTATGGAAGAAGCCATGGCAACTGCAAGGTGGAGGAAATGGTTTGATGTGGATTCATTAAAGAAGCAAATGGAGACATACTGTGAGAATGGCTTGCAGCCTTGGACACCCAAAAAGCACCCCTACCCTTCAG ATGTTCCAGACAGTGCCCTAATACTAAGAAAGCACAGTGTGGGGAGCAACCGCTTCTCCTGCCTACTGTTCAATGAACTGGAAGCATTCAACCCAAGAGACCAACTGCCATTTGCATATGTGAGGGACAAGATGAAGCCAAAGCTGAAGATGAACATGTTTGAAGTGGAAGTGTTTGAACAAATTGCAGTTGAGTACAGGCACAACCTAGGACCTGGTGGTGGGTCCAGCAGCAGGAGGACAAAGAGGGCTGTTTCTGGTGGTTTTGTTAATGGCAGCAGCAATAGCAGATGTGAGAGCTATCTTTTAGAGATGTGGGGGGAACCCCATGATTGA